CGGTGGCCAGGTCCTGGACGCGGCCCTGGGGGCCGTACTTCGCCCGTGCCCGCTCGGCCAGGCCGGGATAGGAGGCCTGCGGGTCCTTCGCGAGCAGCGCGCGGTACTCGTCGGCCCCCAGGTGCCAGTAGGGGCCGGGGAAGAGCGGCGCGTACTCGCGCAGCAGGTCGTCCACGATGCGCGCGGCCTCGGGCTTGGTGACGTCGACCGCGCCCTCGGCGGGCGTCCCGGCCCGGTTGCGCAGCTCCAGGGCGGGGTGGGCGTCCGTCACCGCGCCCAGGTGGCCGGGGGAGTCCAGCTCGGGGACGACGGTGATGTGCAGCTCACCGGCGAGCGCGACGATCCGTCGGACCTCGGTCTTGGTGAGGTGCTGCGCGGAGACGACCTCGGGGTGGGACTCGCTCGCGATGCGGAAGCCCTGGTCGTCGGAGAAGTGCAGACCGAGCATGTTGAGCTTGAGGTCGGCCATCTCGCGCAGCCGGGCCTCGATCCACTCGGCGGGGAAGTGCTTGCGCGCGGTGTCGAGGTTGAGGCCGCGCTGCGGCCGGTCGGGGCTGTCGCGCACGACGCCCTCGGGGACCCCGCCGCCGGAGCGCACGGCCTGGACGACGGTCCGGGTGCCGTAGAAGACGCCCGCCTCGGCCGCACCGGTGATCAGGACCTTGCGGTCACGGGTGGTCAGCTCGTACCCCTCCGAGCCGCCGCTCTGGCCCGGGCGCAGGGCCAGCTCGACGTCACCCGGGCGGGCGGGGCCGCCGGAGGAGGCGAGATTGAGGTCCTGGGCGAGCCGGCGGCCCTCGTCGGCGAGCGGGCCGCCGGGGTCGGTGACGACCCGGGCGCCGGTCGTGGGCCGCCAGCCGGGGCCGCTGCCCGCGGTGAAGGACCGCACGGAGGGAATGGTGCGCGGGGGCCCGGCCGGGACGGCGGCGAAGGCCGGGGCGGAGGAGGTCGCGGCGGCGGAGGTGCCGGGGGAGCTCGCCGTGCCGGCGGGGGAGCGGGAGTCGAGCCTGGTCGGGACGTCCTTCGCGCCGCCGCCGTTCCCCGGGCAGCCCATGAGGCTCAGGGTGGCGATGAGGGAGAGGCTCGCCACGAATCCCCGTGCGAGGGCAGTGCGGGCGATCGGAGTGCGGATGAGCTGAGCGCGGGTGATCCTGCCAGGTAGTCCCATGGAGCAAATCTCCTATTTGGTGCGACTCTGGGGCGAAGGTATTGCCCTTTGCCCCTCCCGGCGTCGACTACGCGCCCGAAACCCCTCTCGTCCGAATGAAATTCGCGCATCCGTCGGACAGTGGCTGAGATGCATCGTTACCGTGGCGTAAACCTTGACGTCGTGACGTCTCGGGTTGGCGTCGATGGCGTCTCAGATTGGCGTCCCGGCCGTCGCTCCCGCCGCAGTTCGTCACTCCCGCCCCGTACTGCCCGGTCCTGTCGTTATCTGCCCCCTTCTCGTTACTCCTCTGCGCCGCCTCTCGCCAGCCCTCCGCTGTCCGTGTGCCCCGCCTGTCCCCTCTTCGCCCGTGTCCTTCGAGGAGCCCACGCTGCACGACGACCCCGACCGCTTCGACCGGCTCGACGGACTCGACCGGCTCAACGCCGCGGACCCGGACGACGCCGAGGCCGCCCTCCTCGCCTGCTGCGGCAGTCGCCGCTGGGCCAGGCGGGTCGCGGCCCACCGCCCCTACCCCGCCCCGGACGCCCTGCTGGCCGCCGCCGACACCGCGGCCCGCGCCCTCGGCCGCGCCGACCTCTGTGAGGCCTTCGCCGCGGAGGCCGCCGCGGCATTCACCCCCTCGCAGGCGCGCGCCGCCGGTGCGTTACGAGCCGCGCACGCCGCTTACGAGCGCAGATTCGGCCACGTTTTCGTGATCTGTCTGGACGGCTGCCGCCCCGAGGACGCCCTCGGCCGACTGCTTCCGGCCCTGGCCGCCCGTCTCGCCGGCACCCTCCCCGAGGAGCACGCCACGGCCTGCGAAGAGCTCCGCCGCATCGCCCGCGGCCGCCTCACCCGACTGGCCGAAGGCACCCTCGTGCCCGGCTGCGGGGGACCGGCCTGGGATCTACGGGAGTGTCAGGGGAGCCGTCAGTGACGTTTTGGCCGCAAGATCGGACTCGTATGAGCGGAAGACGGAAGTCGCATCTATCCTGACAAAAGCCCCACCCGTATCGGACACGCTGGGACGGACCGGACGCCTCGACGAGGCATCGGCCCCCCGGTAGCTAGGCCGTACGTGCCTGTTTGATCACACCTGACATACCCCGCGAGACCGAACCGACAAGGCGTCGCTACGATGGCCAGGGCCGGTGGACCGTACCCGGCCGGGCCCGCTGACAGTGAAGCCGGCAGGCCCCAATCCCCGCTCCCGGAGGGTTTTCCGTGCCGGCTGGAACGCTGTACCGCGGCCGGGAAGGCATGTGGTCCTGGGTGGCTCATCGAGTCACCGGCGTCCTCATTTTCTTCTTCCTGTTCGTGCACGTCCTCGACACCGCCCTCGTCCGTGTCTCTCCCGAGGCCTACGACGAGGTAGTCGCGACGTACAAGACACCGATCGTCGCCGTGATGGAATACGGCCTCGTCGCCGCCATCCTCTTCCACGCGCTCAACGGCCTCCGCGTCGTCGCCGTGGACTTCTGGTCCAAGGGCCCGAAGTACCAGAAGCAGATGCTCTGGTCCGTCATGGCCATCTGGATCGTGCTGATGGTCGGGGCTATTTACCCCGTCCTCGGGCACGCCGCACGCGAACTGTTCGGGAGCTGACGTCTGATGTCCGCTGACACCTCTTCCGCGGTCGATCCCGTCGAGGGCGTGAGCCTGTACGACGTGGACAATCCGGCGCCGGTCATCGAGCCGCCCCGCAAGCGCACCAAGAAGACCCCGAAGGCGACCCGCACCAACTTCGAGCTGTACGGCTGGCTGTTCATGCGGCTGTCCGGCGTCGTGCTGGTCGTCCTGGTCCTGGGCCATCTGCTGATCCAGCTCGTCCTCGACGGCGGCGTCAGCAAGGTCGGCTTCGCCTTCGTGGCCGGCCGCTGGGCCTCGCCGTTCTGGCAGGGCTGGGACCTGCTCATGCTGTGGCTGGCCATGCTGCACGGCGCCAACGGCCTGCGCACGGTCATCAACGACTACGCGGAGCGGCCCAAGACCCGCTTCTGGCTGAAGAACCTGCTGTACGCGGCCACGGTGTTCACCGTCCTGCTGGGCACGCTGGTGATCTTCACCTTCGACCCGAACATCCGCTAGAGCCCGGGGCTGACGCGACCATGAAGATCCACAAGTACGACACCGTCATCGTCGGCGCCGGTGGCGCCGGCATGCGCGCGGCCATCGAGTCGACCAAGCGCAGCCGCACCGCGGTCCTGACGAAGCTCTACCCGACCCGCTCCCACACGGGTGCCGCGCAGGGCGGCATGGCCGCCGCGCTGGCCAACGTGGAAGAGGACAACTGGGAGTGGCACACCTTCGACACGATCAAGGGCGGTGACTACCTGGTCGACCAGGACGCCGCCGAGATCCTGGCGAAGGAGGCCATCGACGCGGTCCTCGACCTGGAGAAGATGGGCCTGCCGTTCAACCGCACCCCGGACGGCACCATCGACCAGCGCCGCTTCGGCGGTCACAGCCGTAACCACGGCGAGGCCCCGGTCCGCCGGTCCTGCTACGCCGCGGACCGCACCGGCCACATGATCCTCCAGACGCTGTACCAGAACTGCGTCAAGGAGGGCGTGGAGTTCTTCAACGAGTTCTACGTCCTCGACCAGCTGATCACCGAGGTCGACGGCGTCAAGAAGTCGGCCGGCGTGGTGGCCTACGAGCTCGCCACCGGCGAGATCCACGTCTTCCAGGCGAAGGCCGTCATCTACGCCTCCGGCGGCACCGGCAAGTTCTTCAAGGTGACCTCCAACGCCCACACCCTGACCGGTGACGGCCAGGCCGCCTGCTACCGCCGCGGTCTGCCCCTGGAGGACATGGAGTTCTTCCAGTTCCACCCGACGGGCATCTGGCGCATGGGCATCCTGCTGACGGAGGGCGCCCGCGGTGAGGGCGGCATCCTCCGCAACAAGGACGGCGAGCGCTTCATGGAGAAGTACGCGCCCGTCATGAAGGACCTCGCCTCGCGAGACGTCGTCTCGCGCTCCATCTACACGGAGATCCGCGAGGGCCGTGGCTGCGGTCCCGAGGGCGACCACGTCTACCTCGACCTCACCCACCTGCCGCCGGAGCAGCTCGACGCCAAGCTCCCGGACATCACCGAGTTCGCGCGCACGTACCTCGGCATCGAGCCCTACACGGACCCGATCCCGATCCAGCCCACCGCGCACTACGCCATGGGCGGCATCCCGACCAACGTCGCGGGTGAGGTGCTGGCCGACAACGACACCGTCGTCCCCGGCCTGTACGCCGCCGGCGAGGTCGCCTGTGTCTCCGTGCACGGCGCCAACCGCCTCGGCACCAACTCGCTGCTGGACATCAACGTCTTCGGCAAGCGGGCGGGCATCGCGGCCGCCGAGTACTCCGCGAAGGCCGACTACGTCGAGCTGCCGGAGAACCCGGCGCAGCTCGTCGCCGACCAGGTCGAGCGGCTGCGCAACTCCACCGGCAACGAGCGGGTCGCCGAGCTCCGCAAGGAGCTGCAGGAGACCATGGACGCCAACGTGATGGTGTTCCGCACCGAGCAGACCATCAAGACGGCCGTCGAGAAGATCGCTGAGCTGCGCGAGCGGTACCTCAACGTCTCCGTCCAGGACAAGGGCAAGCGGTTCAACACCGACCTGCTGGAGGCCATCGAGCTGGGCAACCTGCTCGACCTGGCCGAGGTCATGGCCGTGTCCGCGCTGGCGCGCAAGGAGTCCCGCGGCGGTCACTACCGCGAGGACTTCCCCAACCGCGACGACGTCAACTTCATGCGGCACACCATGGCGTACCGCGAGGTCGACGCGGACGGCAAGGACTCGATCCGCCTCGACTACAAGCCGGTCGTCCAGACCCGCTACCAGCCGATGGAGCGTAAGTACTGATGAGCACCACGACGCTCGAGAAGAGCGCGGCCTCGGCCGAGTCCGAGGCCCCCGCGCACCTGATCACGGTCACCTTCCGGATCCGCCGGTTCAACCCGGAGATCTCCGACCAGGCGACCTGGCAGGACTTCCAGCTGGAGATCGACCCCAAGGAGCGGGTCCTCGACGGTCTCCACAAGATCAAGTGGGACCACGACGGCACGCTGACGTTCCGGCGTTCCTGCGCGCACGGCATCTGCGGCTCCGACGCGATGCGCATCAACGGCAAGAACCGCCTGGCGTGCAAGACCCTGATCAAGGACATCAACCCCGCCAAGCCGATCACGGTCGAGCCCATAAAGGGCCTCACGGTCCTGAAGGACCTCGTGGTCGACATGGAGCCGTTCTTCCAGGCGTACCGCGACGTCATGCCGTTCCTCATCACCAAGGGGAACGAGCCGACGCGTGAGCGCCTGCAGACGGCGGAGGACCGCGAGCGGTTCGACGACACCACCAAGTGCATCCTGTGCGCCGCGTGCACGTCGTCCTGCCCGGTGTTCTGGAACGACGGCCAGTACTTCGGCCCGGCGGCCATCGTCAACGCCCACCGCTTCATCTTCGACTCGCGCGACGAGGCCGGCGAGCAGCGGCTGGAGATCCTGAACGACAAGGACGGCGTGTGGCGCTGCCGCACGACGTTCAACTGCACGGACGCCTGCCCGCGTGGCATCGAGGTCACGAAGGCGATCCAGGAGGTCAAGCGCGCGCTGATCACGCGCCGGTTCTGACCTCCGACCTGCGGTCCGCTGTAGACGAGGGCCCCGCTCCATCCTTGGAGCGGGGCCCTCAACTTTTGAGCCCGTCCGGCGATTGAGGACAAGGCACAGCAGCCCGTCCGGCGATTGAGGACCGGGGTCCGGGGCGGAGCCCCGGTTACTCCGGCCGCATGGCCGACGCCACCCCCTGCAGCGCCTCGCGCTTACGCAACAGCTCCGCCATCTGTTCCTCCACACGCGACAGCTGCCCATCCAGCACCTGCACAGAGTGCTCGCAGGCGAGCAGGCCCGGCCCGCCCTGCGTGCAGGGCAGCAGGTCCCGGATGGCCTCCGTCGTCAGGCCGCCGGCGAGGAGCTCACGGACGCGGGTCACCCGCTCGACCGCGTCGGGCCCGTAGCGCCGGTAGTCGTTGGAGTCCCGCTCGGAGACGAGCAGGCCCTGGCCCTCGTAATAGCGCAGCAGCCGGGGGCTCACCCCGGTACGCCGTGACAGTTCACCGATCCGCATCGTGCGACTTCCCCCACCGCGTTTGACCTTGACACTGATGTCATACGGCAACCTCTCGCCCATGACACAGACACAGATTCTCACGCCCCTCGCCACCACCGTCCACGGATCCGGCCCCGGCCTCCTGCTCGCGCACGGCGCGGGCGGCAGCATCGAGGGCAACTACCTGCCGATCATCCCGGCCCTCGCCGAGCGGCACACCGTGGTGGCCCCCGACTACCCCGGCTCCGGCGGCACGCCCCGCGCGAGCGAGCCGCTGACCCTCGACGGCCTCGCCGACGCCGTGGTCGCCTCCGCCACCGAGGCGGGCCTGGAGACCTTCACCCTGGTCGGCTACTCGCTGGGCACCCTGGTGTCGGTGCGGGCGGCCGCCCGGTACCCGGACCGGGTGCGCGGACTGGTCCT
The window above is part of the Streptomyces syringium genome. Proteins encoded here:
- a CDS encoding beta-N-acetylhexosaminidase, which translates into the protein MGLPGRITRAQLIRTPIARTALARGFVASLSLIATLSLMGCPGNGGGAKDVPTRLDSRSPAGTASSPGTSAAATSSAPAFAAVPAGPPRTIPSVRSFTAGSGPGWRPTTGARVVTDPGGPLADEGRRLAQDLNLASSGGPARPGDVELALRPGQSGGSEGYELTTRDRKVLITGAAEAGVFYGTRTVVQAVRSGGGVPEGVVRDSPDRPQRGLNLDTARKHFPAEWIEARLREMADLKLNMLGLHFSDDQGFRIASESHPEVVSAQHLTKTEVRRIVALAGELHITVVPELDSPGHLGAVTDAHPALELRNRAGTPAEGAVDVTKPEAARIVDDLLREYAPLFPGPYWHLGADEYRALLAKDPQASYPGLAERARAKYGPQGRVQDLATGWLNDRAAVLRSLGKKAKAWNDGFFRGGVVTADKGIEVEYWTGKELGAREPLEYLNEGRPVVNLNDEYLYYVLGEPNEFRYPTGERIYEQWSPAVLRGTAAVPANLAGPSRILGGRLAVWCDRAGAQTPQQVANGIRLPLAALAQRLWDPRPPTLPWRDFSALAGRVRAPGA
- a CDS encoding succinate dehydrogenase hydrophobic membrane anchor subunit; its protein translation is MSADTSSAVDPVEGVSLYDVDNPAPVIEPPRKRTKKTPKATRTNFELYGWLFMRLSGVVLVVLVLGHLLIQLVLDGGVSKVGFAFVAGRWASPFWQGWDLLMLWLAMLHGANGLRTVINDYAERPKTRFWLKNLLYAATVFTVLLGTLVIFTFDPNIR
- a CDS encoding MerR family transcriptional regulator, giving the protein MRIGELSRRTGVSPRLLRYYEGQGLLVSERDSNDYRRYGPDAVERVTRVRELLAGGLTTEAIRDLLPCTQGGPGLLACEHSVQVLDGQLSRVEEQMAELLRKREALQGVASAMRPE
- the sdhC gene encoding succinate dehydrogenase, cytochrome b556 subunit, whose amino-acid sequence is MPAGTLYRGREGMWSWVAHRVTGVLIFFFLFVHVLDTALVRVSPEAYDEVVATYKTPIVAVMEYGLVAAILFHALNGLRVVAVDFWSKGPKYQKQMLWSVMAIWIVLMVGAIYPVLGHAARELFGS
- the sdhA gene encoding succinate dehydrogenase flavoprotein subunit, which produces MKIHKYDTVIVGAGGAGMRAAIESTKRSRTAVLTKLYPTRSHTGAAQGGMAAALANVEEDNWEWHTFDTIKGGDYLVDQDAAEILAKEAIDAVLDLEKMGLPFNRTPDGTIDQRRFGGHSRNHGEAPVRRSCYAADRTGHMILQTLYQNCVKEGVEFFNEFYVLDQLITEVDGVKKSAGVVAYELATGEIHVFQAKAVIYASGGTGKFFKVTSNAHTLTGDGQAACYRRGLPLEDMEFFQFHPTGIWRMGILLTEGARGEGGILRNKDGERFMEKYAPVMKDLASRDVVSRSIYTEIREGRGCGPEGDHVYLDLTHLPPEQLDAKLPDITEFARTYLGIEPYTDPIPIQPTAHYAMGGIPTNVAGEVLADNDTVVPGLYAAGEVACVSVHGANRLGTNSLLDINVFGKRAGIAAAEYSAKADYVELPENPAQLVADQVERLRNSTGNERVAELRKELQETMDANVMVFRTEQTIKTAVEKIAELRERYLNVSVQDKGKRFNTDLLEAIELGNLLDLAEVMAVSALARKESRGGHYREDFPNRDDVNFMRHTMAYREVDADGKDSIRLDYKPVVQTRYQPMERKY
- a CDS encoding succinate dehydrogenase iron-sulfur subunit, whose translation is MSTTTLEKSAASAESEAPAHLITVTFRIRRFNPEISDQATWQDFQLEIDPKERVLDGLHKIKWDHDGTLTFRRSCAHGICGSDAMRINGKNRLACKTLIKDINPAKPITVEPIKGLTVLKDLVVDMEPFFQAYRDVMPFLITKGNEPTRERLQTAEDRERFDDTTKCILCAACTSSCPVFWNDGQYFGPAAIVNAHRFIFDSRDEAGEQRLEILNDKDGVWRCRTTFNCTDACPRGIEVTKAIQEVKRALITRRF
- a CDS encoding 2-oxo-4-hydroxy-4-carboxy-5-ureidoimidazoline decarboxylase, whose translation is MSFEEPTLHDDPDRFDRLDGLDRLNAADPDDAEAALLACCGSRRWARRVAAHRPYPAPDALLAAADTAARALGRADLCEAFAAEAAAAFTPSQARAAGALRAAHAAYERRFGHVFVICLDGCRPEDALGRLLPALAARLAGTLPEEHATACEELRRIARGRLTRLAEGTLVPGCGGPAWDLRECQGSRQ